The Sorangiineae bacterium MSr11367 genome window below encodes:
- a CDS encoding IscS subfamily cysteine desulfurase: protein MSVNLPIFMDYHSTTPVDPRVVEEMIPYFTQKFGNAASRSHKFGWEAEEAVDYARERIASLINAQSSKEIVFTSGATESDNLAIKGIAEFYKDKGNHIITSVMEHKAILDTCKRLEKEGYQVTYLGVGKDGRVDPNEVANAITEKTILVSIMAANNEIGTIQPLEEIGKITRARGVLLHSDSVQIIGKAEFDVQKFNIDLASITAHKFYGPKGVGALYVRRSKPRVRLVAQMDGGGHERGSRSGTLNVPSIVGFGKAAEIAKNEWREESARLVRLRERLRARIMDNLEEVYVNGSLEHRLSGNLNLSFNFVEGEGLMMAIKDVAVSSGSACTSASLEPSYVLRALGVGDELAHSSIRFGMGRFTTEEEVDYVADLVVDKVNKLRDLSPLYEMHKEGIDLKSVSWVAH from the coding sequence ATGTCCGTCAACCTCCCGATCTTCATGGATTACCACTCGACGACCCCGGTCGACCCGCGCGTCGTCGAGGAGATGATTCCGTACTTCACGCAGAAGTTTGGAAACGCCGCCAGCCGCAGCCACAAATTCGGTTGGGAGGCCGAAGAAGCCGTGGACTACGCGCGCGAACGCATCGCCTCGCTCATCAACGCGCAGAGCTCGAAGGAAATCGTCTTCACCTCCGGCGCGACCGAGTCCGACAACCTGGCCATCAAGGGTATTGCCGAGTTCTACAAGGACAAAGGCAATCACATCATCACCTCGGTGATGGAGCACAAGGCGATCCTGGATACGTGCAAGCGCCTCGAAAAAGAGGGCTACCAGGTCACGTACCTGGGCGTCGGCAAAGATGGGCGGGTCGATCCGAACGAAGTGGCCAACGCCATCACGGAAAAGACGATCCTCGTGAGCATCATGGCTGCCAACAACGAGATTGGCACCATCCAGCCGCTCGAGGAGATTGGCAAAATCACCCGCGCCCGCGGCGTGCTGCTGCATAGCGATTCCGTGCAGATCATCGGCAAGGCCGAGTTCGACGTGCAGAAGTTCAACATCGACCTGGCCTCGATCACGGCGCACAAGTTCTACGGCCCCAAGGGCGTGGGCGCCCTTTACGTGCGGCGTTCGAAGCCGCGCGTGCGCCTGGTGGCTCAAATGGACGGCGGCGGCCACGAGCGCGGAAGCCGCTCGGGGACGTTGAACGTGCCGTCCATCGTCGGCTTCGGCAAGGCGGCGGAAATCGCCAAGAACGAGTGGCGCGAAGAATCGGCCCGCCTCGTGCGCCTGCGCGAGCGTCTGCGCGCACGCATCATGGACAACCTCGAGGAGGTGTACGTGAATGGCTCGCTCGAGCACCGCCTGTCCGGCAATTTGAACCTGTCCTTCAACTTCGTGGAGGGCGAGGGCTTGATGATGGCCATCAAGGACGTCGCGGTCAGCTCTGGCTCGGCGTGCACGTCCGCCAGCCTCGAACCCAGCTACGTTCTGCGGGCCCTCGGGGTCGGGGACGAGTTGGCGCACTCGAGCATTCGATTCGGCATGGGACGCTTTACGACCGAGGAAGAAGTCGACTACGTAGCGGACCTCGTTGTCGACAAGGTCAACAAGCTCCGCGACCTATCCCCGCTCTACGAGATGCACAAAGAGGGGATCGACCTGAAATCCGTCAGCTGGGTCGCTCATTAG
- the cyaY gene encoding iron donor protein CyaY produces MSLLEEPRYQQLADSAFRRLEDAFQDVDPEEADCERAGDVVTILFRSGTRCIINTQRPTRQIWLAANARAWHFSYDEATDRWLDDKGSGAELFATVARIVKETSGVDVVL; encoded by the coding sequence ATGTCCCTGCTCGAAGAGCCGCGTTACCAACAGCTGGCCGACTCCGCGTTTCGTCGCCTCGAAGACGCCTTCCAAGACGTCGACCCGGAAGAAGCCGATTGCGAGCGCGCAGGCGACGTCGTCACCATCCTCTTCCGCAGCGGCACCCGCTGCATCATCAACACGCAGCGCCCCACCCGCCAAATCTGGCTCGCCGCCAACGCGCGCGCCTGGCACTTTTCCTACGACGAAGCCACCGATCGCTGGCTCGACGACAAGGGCAGCGGCGCCGAACTATTCGCCACCGTTGCCCGCATCGTGAAAGAGACGTCGGGCGTCGACGTGGTTTTGTGA
- a CDS encoding MerR family transcriptional regulator — MSNNVRLPMLHPPPDHSDRDESSVPDGELKQVGDLAREAGKTVRAIHLYEELGLLHPVARSKGRYRLYGADALVRIRWIGRLQEMGFSLTDIQTIVREWEELHSAPRAMIRMKETYKRKLAETREHIHRLRALEHELEASLVYLDTCEVCDPDRMLSACKACDLHTCGEHVPELIAGFRAS; from the coding sequence ATGAGCAACAACGTGCGCCTCCCGATGCTTCATCCGCCGCCTGATCATTCCGATCGGGATGAGTCGTCGGTGCCCGATGGAGAGCTCAAGCAGGTAGGGGACCTCGCCCGCGAGGCGGGCAAGACGGTCCGCGCCATCCACCTTTATGAGGAGCTAGGGCTCCTGCATCCCGTGGCCCGTTCGAAGGGCCGCTACCGCCTCTATGGGGCCGACGCGCTCGTGCGCATCCGTTGGATCGGCCGGCTCCAGGAGATGGGCTTTAGCCTGACCGACATTCAAACCATCGTCCGCGAGTGGGAAGAACTGCATTCCGCCCCGCGCGCGATGATTCGGATGAAGGAAACCTACAAGCGCAAGCTGGCTGAAACGCGCGAGCACATCCATCGGCTCCGGGCCCTCGAGCACGAGCTCGAGGCGAGTCTCGTGTACCTCGACACGTGCGAGGTCTGCGATCCCGACCGGATGCTCTCGGCCTGTAAGGCCTGTGATCTTCATACCTGCGGCGAGCACGTTCCCGAGCTCATTGCAGGGTTTCGAGCAAGCTGA
- a CDS encoding acyl-CoA thioesterase has translation MNPEAPKLEDFPFRTADTIRYGDTDRQGHVNNAAFATFCETGRVSFLYPENEPIAPPGTSFVIARLTLDFRAEITWPGTIDIGTRITKVGRSSLTVAQGLFQRGRCVATAESIIVFVDDATRKSTPLTPAILAYLDAANLPK, from the coding sequence ATGAATCCCGAGGCGCCGAAGCTCGAAGATTTCCCTTTCCGAACCGCCGACACCATTCGCTACGGCGATACGGATCGCCAGGGGCACGTCAACAACGCGGCCTTTGCAACATTCTGCGAAACCGGGCGCGTGTCGTTTCTCTATCCCGAGAACGAGCCCATCGCGCCGCCCGGCACCTCCTTCGTTATCGCCCGCCTCACGCTCGACTTCCGCGCCGAGATCACCTGGCCGGGAACCATCGACATCGGAACGCGCATCACCAAGGTGGGCCGGAGCTCGCTCACGGTGGCTCAAGGGCTCTTCCAGCGTGGTCGCTGCGTGGCCACGGCGGAATCGATCATCGTCTTCGTGGATGACGCGACACGCAAATCGACGCCGCTCACGCCGGCGATCCTCGCGTACCTGGATGCGGCTAATCTGCCCAAATGA
- a CDS encoding BON domain-containing protein, producing the protein MRELANEQQEVTLRLVNEALQRQPELRSSEIRFEFDGDAVKLLGAVDDIWMASAIERTVAGVPGVTRVKNCLEIRAELGSEAQAKQTEFGNAEVARSAVGDGDNTLWSR; encoded by the coding sequence ATGCGCGAGCTCGCCAACGAACAACAAGAAGTCACCCTAAGGCTCGTGAACGAAGCTCTGCAGCGGCAGCCCGAGCTTCGCTCGAGTGAAATCCGCTTCGAGTTCGATGGCGACGCCGTGAAGCTCCTCGGAGCGGTGGACGATATCTGGATGGCCTCGGCGATCGAGCGCACGGTGGCCGGCGTTCCGGGCGTCACACGCGTGAAAAATTGTCTCGAAATTCGGGCGGAGCTTGGCTCCGAGGCGCAGGCCAAGCAAACCGAATTCGGCAACGCGGAAGTCGCCCGATCCGCCGTGGGCGACGGCGACAACACGTTATGGTCACGCTGA
- a CDS encoding CAP domain-containing protein → MKATLRILCVLMCPVLYAACSSGDDSNDGNPENTPTNGDDQNVGGGGGGGGGGGGKDAGTGGGKDAGGGGGTKDAGGGGTKDAGGGGSKDVEQICVDKINAYRATKGLAPYARWNAGETCAAGQAKSDSETNSAHGAFGRCQEMAQDECPGWSGPPESMIGKCLQMMWDEGPGGGHYENMASTKYTKAACGFYTMSNGDVWGVQNFR, encoded by the coding sequence ATGAAAGCGACGCTCCGTATCCTTTGTGTACTGATGTGCCCCGTGCTTTACGCCGCGTGCAGCAGCGGCGACGACTCGAACGATGGCAATCCGGAAAATACGCCCACGAACGGAGACGACCAAAATGTGGGCGGGGGCGGCGGTGGTGGTGGCGGGGGCGGCGGTAAGGACGCAGGGACAGGCGGCGGCAAAGACGCGGGCGGGGGCGGCGGCACCAAGGACGCGGGCGGTGGTGGTACCAAAGACGCGGGGGGCGGAGGCTCGAAAGACGTCGAGCAAATCTGTGTCGACAAGATCAACGCGTACCGAGCCACCAAGGGACTCGCTCCGTACGCGCGATGGAACGCCGGTGAGACGTGCGCCGCGGGCCAAGCCAAGAGCGACAGCGAAACCAACTCCGCCCACGGAGCCTTCGGCAGGTGCCAAGAGATGGCCCAAGACGAATGCCCCGGGTGGTCGGGCCCACCCGAGTCCATGATTGGCAAGTGCCTTCAAATGATGTGGGACGAAGGTCCCGGCGGTGGCCACTACGAGAACATGGCCAGCACGAAGTACACGAAGGCCGCCTGCGGCTTCTACACGATGTCCAACGGTGACGTGTGGGGCGTGCAGAATTTCCGATGA
- the apaG gene encoding Co2+/Mg2+ efflux protein ApaG, translating to MSTAVTQGIRVSVESVYVPEQSSPRSQRYVFAYTVKIHNEGTEGAQLRTRHWIITDGNGRIEEVRGPGVVGQQPFLRPGDHFEYTSGCVLTTPRGEMHGTYQMHRSDGRAFDATIAPFTLALPYSLN from the coding sequence GTGTCCACCGCCGTCACACAAGGGATTCGCGTCTCGGTCGAGTCCGTGTACGTTCCCGAGCAATCCTCCCCCCGGTCGCAGCGTTACGTCTTCGCGTACACCGTGAAGATCCACAACGAAGGCACCGAGGGTGCACAGCTGCGCACCCGCCATTGGATCATCACCGATGGCAACGGCCGCATCGAGGAGGTGCGTGGTCCCGGCGTCGTCGGCCAGCAGCCTTTCCTGCGGCCTGGCGACCATTTCGAGTACACGAGTGGCTGTGTTCTGACCACGCCGCGTGGGGAGATGCACGGCACGTATCAAATGCATCGCTCCGACGGCCGGGCCTTCGATGCGACCATCGCACCGTTTACGTTGGCCCTCCCGTACTCGCTGAACTAG
- a CDS encoding S-(hydroxymethyl)glutathione dehydrogenase/class III alcohol dehydrogenase, whose translation MKTRAAVAYEAGKPLVIEDVELDGPKAGEVLVEMKATGVCHTDEFTRSGADPEGLFPVIFGHEGAGVVVDVGPGVTSVAKGDHVILLYTPECRACKSCLSHKTNLCTAIRATQGKGVMPDGTSRFSIGKTKIHHYMGCSTFAQHTVLPEIAVAKVRSDAPFDKICYIGCGVTTGIGAVMYTAKVEPGANVVVFGLGGIGLNVVQGARIAGADKIIGVDLNPARESLARKLGLTHFVNPKNVQGDLVAHLVELTGGGADYSFECVGNVTLMRQALECCHRGWGVSVIIGVAGAGQEISTRPFQLVTGRVWKGTAFGGARGRTDVPKMVDWYMDGKIDIDSLITHKLPLARINESFDLMHEGKSIRTVVEFG comes from the coding sequence ATGAAAACGCGCGCTGCCGTCGCCTACGAAGCTGGCAAACCTCTGGTCATCGAAGACGTCGAGTTGGATGGACCCAAGGCCGGTGAAGTCTTGGTGGAGATGAAAGCCACCGGCGTCTGTCACACCGACGAGTTCACCCGCTCGGGCGCCGATCCCGAGGGCCTCTTTCCCGTCATCTTCGGGCACGAAGGCGCGGGCGTCGTCGTCGACGTGGGGCCCGGTGTCACGTCGGTCGCCAAAGGCGATCACGTCATTTTGCTGTACACACCGGAGTGCCGCGCCTGCAAATCGTGTTTGAGCCACAAAACGAATTTGTGCACGGCCATCCGCGCGACGCAGGGCAAGGGCGTCATGCCCGATGGTACGAGCCGATTCTCCATCGGCAAGACGAAGATTCACCATTACATGGGCTGTTCGACGTTTGCACAGCACACCGTGCTTCCGGAGATTGCCGTCGCGAAGGTGCGCTCCGATGCTCCGTTCGACAAGATTTGCTACATCGGCTGCGGCGTCACCACGGGCATCGGCGCCGTGATGTACACGGCCAAGGTCGAACCGGGCGCCAACGTCGTCGTGTTCGGGCTCGGCGGCATCGGTCTGAACGTGGTGCAGGGTGCACGCATCGCGGGGGCGGACAAGATCATCGGCGTGGACTTGAATCCGGCGCGCGAGTCGCTGGCGCGCAAGCTGGGGCTCACGCACTTCGTGAATCCGAAGAACGTGCAGGGCGATCTGGTGGCCCACCTCGTGGAGCTCACCGGTGGGGGAGCCGACTACAGCTTCGAGTGCGTGGGCAACGTGACCTTGATGCGGCAGGCTCTGGAGTGCTGCCACCGCGGGTGGGGTGTGAGCGTCATCATCGGCGTTGCGGGCGCGGGCCAAGAAATTTCCACGCGACCTTTTCAGTTGGTCACCGGTCGTGTGTGGAAGGGCACCGCATTCGGAGGCGCACGAGGTCGAACCGACGTTCCGAAAATGGTCGATTGGTACATGGACGGAAAAATCGATATCGATAGCTTGATTACGCACAAACTACCCCTTGCACGCATCAACGAGAGTTTCGATTTGATGCACGAAGGAAAGTCGATTCGTACCGTCGTCGAATTCGGGTGA
- the hscA gene encoding Fe-S protein assembly chaperone HscA gives MPTALLDIFDPKAAPRPIGIDLGTTHSLVASVRDGRPETIADCDQEVLLPSVVSYTDHGVIVGRAAQSRAVENPRDTIVSVKRFMGRGADDPETRRMGPYQFGAAHGDAQPNVVRFLVRGGREVTPVEVSAEILRTLKRNAEDELRTVGGAVITVPAYFDDAQRQATKDAGRLAGLEVLRLLNEPTAAALAYGLDKKQNGHFAVYDLGGGTFDITILLLDDGVFQVKATGGDSALGGDDMDRAIAEIVLRDLGYETGAAHVPTDPSFLRLLLDTSREIKHALTTALEAEVKLPNAQGHEKSVVVTRSRFEGAIKLLLDRTGVACRRALKDAGLKPEELDGIILVGGSTRVPYVHTYVKGLFKREPLADIDPDQVVALGAAVQADLLAGEGPRDEVLLLDVLPLSLGIEVGGGVVDKILPRNITIPTGARATYTTQEDNQTGFVIHVVQGERELAGDCRSLAHFTLKGIPPMPAGMAKLEVNFQVDADGLLGVHAKELVTGIEQNVAVKPSYGLDDETVEQMLLDALDHGEQDLLTRRIAENRLEAHRIVSATEKAVTSDAELLEAGEREAIELAMAALAEAARGSDPGRMHHLIEELDRVSKPFATRRMNRAIARAIEGRNVDDVEKRV, from the coding sequence ATGCCGACAGCACTCCTCGATATTTTCGACCCCAAGGCGGCCCCGCGCCCGATTGGAATCGATCTGGGCACCACGCATTCGCTGGTCGCCTCCGTGCGCGACGGGCGGCCCGAGACGATTGCCGACTGCGATCAAGAGGTGCTCCTGCCCAGCGTGGTTTCCTATACGGACCACGGCGTCATCGTGGGGCGTGCGGCGCAGTCGCGTGCGGTGGAAAATCCGCGCGACACCATCGTCAGCGTGAAGCGCTTCATGGGCCGCGGTGCCGACGATCCGGAGACGCGGCGGATGGGGCCTTATCAATTTGGAGCAGCGCACGGCGATGCGCAGCCCAACGTGGTCCGCTTTCTGGTGCGCGGCGGGCGCGAGGTCACGCCGGTCGAGGTGAGCGCCGAGATCTTGCGCACGCTGAAGCGCAACGCGGAAGACGAGCTGCGCACCGTGGGCGGGGCCGTCATCACGGTGCCCGCGTACTTCGATGATGCCCAGCGCCAAGCCACGAAGGATGCCGGCCGTCTCGCCGGCCTCGAGGTGCTGCGCCTTCTGAACGAGCCCACGGCGGCCGCCTTGGCCTATGGACTCGATAAAAAGCAGAATGGCCACTTCGCCGTTTACGATTTGGGTGGCGGCACCTTCGATATCACGATTCTGCTTTTGGACGACGGCGTCTTCCAGGTCAAAGCCACGGGCGGCGACAGCGCCCTGGGCGGCGACGATATGGACCGGGCCATCGCCGAAATCGTCTTGCGCGATCTCGGCTATGAAACGGGGGCCGCGCACGTTCCGACGGATCCATCGTTTTTGCGGCTGCTTCTCGACACGTCGCGCGAGATCAAACACGCATTGACCACCGCCCTCGAGGCCGAGGTCAAATTGCCGAATGCGCAGGGCCACGAAAAGTCGGTGGTCGTGACGCGCAGCCGTTTCGAAGGAGCCATCAAGCTGCTCCTCGACCGAACCGGTGTGGCCTGTCGCCGTGCGCTCAAGGACGCGGGGCTCAAGCCCGAAGAACTCGACGGCATCATCCTGGTGGGGGGCTCCACGCGCGTTCCGTACGTGCACACCTACGTGAAGGGCCTCTTCAAGCGCGAGCCGTTGGCGGACATCGATCCGGATCAAGTGGTCGCGCTGGGCGCCGCGGTGCAGGCCGATTTGCTGGCCGGCGAAGGCCCGCGCGACGAAGTGCTCTTGCTCGACGTGCTGCCGCTCTCGCTGGGCATCGAAGTGGGCGGCGGCGTGGTGGACAAGATTCTGCCGCGCAACATCACCATTCCGACGGGCGCGCGGGCGACGTACACCACGCAAGAGGACAATCAAACCGGCTTCGTGATCCACGTCGTGCAAGGGGAGCGCGAGCTTGCGGGCGACTGCCGCAGCTTGGCGCATTTCACCCTGAAGGGGATTCCGCCCATGCCGGCGGGTATGGCCAAGTTGGAAGTGAACTTCCAGGTCGACGCCGACGGCCTGCTCGGCGTGCATGCGAAAGAATTGGTCACCGGCATCGAGCAAAACGTGGCGGTGAAGCCCTCGTACGGCCTCGACGACGAGACCGTCGAACAGATGCTGCTCGACGCGCTCGACCACGGCGAGCAAGATCTGCTCACCCGCCGCATCGCCGAAAATCGGCTCGAGGCGCATCGCATCGTCAGTGCCACGGAAAAGGCGGTGACCAGCGATGCCGAGTTGCTCGAGGCGGGCGAGCGCGAAGCCATCGAGCTGGCCATGGCAGCATTGGCCGAGGCGGCGCGGGGGAGCGATCCCGGCCGGATGCATCATTTGATCGAAGAGCTCGACCGCGTGAGCAAGCCCTTTGCGACGCGCCGAATGAACCGCGCGATTGCACGCGCCATCGAAGGGCGCAACGTCGACGACGTCGAAAAGCGCGTTTAG
- a CDS encoding 2Fe-2S iron-sulfur cluster-binding protein, with product MAIVRFKGYGEIEVPVGTSILQAAQELHAPEGYACGGVCACSTCHIYVTKGSHLLSGQEEEEEDMLDKAFDVRANSRLGCQSTIERDGEIEVEITRESLEAYENEHPQERGKYVTWR from the coding sequence ATGGCCATCGTCCGATTCAAAGGTTACGGCGAAATCGAAGTCCCCGTGGGCACGAGCATCCTGCAGGCCGCCCAAGAACTGCACGCGCCGGAAGGTTACGCGTGCGGCGGCGTATGTGCTTGCTCGACGTGCCACATCTACGTGACCAAAGGCAGCCATCTTCTGTCCGGGCAGGAAGAAGAAGAAGAGGACATGCTCGACAAGGCCTTCGACGTGCGCGCGAACTCGCGCCTCGGTTGCCAATCGACGATCGAGCGCGACGGCGAAATCGAAGTCGAAATCACGCGCGAGAGCCTCGAAGCCTACGAGAACGAGCACCCGCAAGAGCGCGGCAAATACGTCACCTGGCGCTGA
- a CDS encoding iron-sulfur cluster assembly accessory protein, with translation MQHVEPAVLEPEQKKEPSITVSPAAVEAIRAQIQKRGVPNTSLRVGIRGGGCSGFSYVIEFHDGPPRARDRVYDYGDVRVVVDPKSLIYLNGSVLDWEKTLMKQGFKFVNPNEKTSCGCGHSFTV, from the coding sequence GTGCAGCACGTTGAACCTGCGGTCTTGGAGCCGGAGCAAAAGAAGGAGCCCTCCATCACGGTCAGCCCTGCCGCGGTGGAGGCCATTCGCGCGCAGATCCAAAAGCGCGGCGTGCCGAACACCTCGCTGCGCGTGGGCATCCGCGGCGGCGGGTGTTCCGGATTCAGCTACGTCATCGAGTTTCACGATGGCCCGCCCCGCGCACGCGACCGCGTGTACGACTACGGCGACGTCCGCGTCGTGGTCGATCCGAAGAGCCTGATTTACTTGAATGGCTCGGTTCTCGATTGGGAAAAGACGCTGATGAAGCAGGGCTTCAAATTCGTGAATCCGAACGAGAAAACCTCGTGCGGATGCGGACATAGCTTCACGGTTTAA
- a CDS encoding YhbY family RNA-binding protein — MSSSPPAAKSSIGPTSPTSMSGAALRHLRALGHDLKPTVMLGKDGLTDGLVQAAGAALLTHELIKVKILSEAPVDRKEAATELAARTKSALVQVLGRTILLYRRHPKKPKIVLPRTK, encoded by the coding sequence ATGTCGTCTTCGCCTCCCGCAGCCAAATCCAGCATCGGCCCTACGAGCCCGACCAGCATGAGCGGTGCCGCCCTCCGGCACCTCCGCGCACTCGGTCACGATTTGAAGCCGACGGTGATGCTCGGGAAAGATGGGTTGACCGATGGCCTCGTCCAAGCTGCCGGCGCCGCACTGCTCACGCACGAGCTCATCAAGGTGAAGATCCTCTCCGAGGCTCCCGTGGATCGCAAGGAGGCCGCCACGGAGCTGGCGGCGCGCACGAAGTCCGCGCTCGTGCAGGTGCTCGGCCGCACCATCCTTTTGTACCGCCGCCACCCGAAGAAGCCGAAGATCGTTCTGCCGCGAACGAAATAG
- the iscU gene encoding Fe-S cluster assembly scaffold IscU, translating to MAYSEKVVEHAENPRNVGTLDKSDPNVGTGLVGAPACGDVMRLQIKVNDDGVIEDAKFKTFGCGSAIASSSLATEWLKGKTVEQAEAIKNSDIVTELNLPPVKIHCSVLAEDAIKSAIEDYRQKQEARRAAR from the coding sequence ATGGCGTACAGTGAAAAAGTGGTCGAACACGCGGAAAATCCCCGCAATGTCGGCACCCTGGACAAGAGCGATCCGAATGTTGGAACGGGTCTCGTTGGCGCGCCCGCCTGCGGCGACGTGATGCGTCTGCAGATCAAGGTCAACGACGACGGCGTCATCGAAGACGCGAAGTTCAAGACGTTCGGCTGCGGCTCGGCCATCGCCTCGTCCTCCCTGGCCACGGAGTGGCTCAAGGGCAAGACGGTGGAGCAGGCCGAGGCCATCAAGAACTCGGACATCGTGACCGAGCTGAATCTCCCGCCGGTGAAGATTCACTGCTCGGTGCTCGCGGAAGACGCCATCAAGAGCGCCATCGAGGACTACCGGCAGAAGCAGGAAGCGCGTCGTGCAGCACGTTGA
- the hscB gene encoding Fe-S protein assembly co-chaperone HscB, with protein MDPFATLGVARRYDVDLRALEKTHRELSRALHPDKHVGAAAGKREALSRAVEVNAAWRILRDPVKRAEALFSIYGVPVGETNEPKSKPAFLMEMLEQREALDEAKQAKDLARVHQLAESIEAHAQAVQEALAEAFSSAGADREKLGPHVSKLGELRYFRRFLEEVSAIEDDLTTEET; from the coding sequence ATGGATCCGTTTGCCACCCTCGGCGTCGCACGCCGCTACGACGTCGATCTACGCGCGCTCGAGAAGACGCATCGCGAGCTGTCGCGTGCCCTGCATCCCGACAAACACGTGGGCGCTGCCGCTGGAAAGCGTGAGGCGTTGTCCCGCGCCGTGGAGGTCAACGCCGCGTGGCGCATCCTCCGCGATCCGGTGAAGCGCGCCGAAGCGCTCTTTTCGATCTACGGCGTGCCCGTCGGTGAGACCAACGAGCCCAAGTCGAAACCGGCCTTCCTCATGGAAATGCTGGAACAGCGTGAGGCCCTCGACGAAGCGAAGCAGGCGAAAGATCTCGCGCGCGTTCACCAGCTCGCCGAATCCATCGAGGCGCACGCACAGGCCGTGCAGGAAGCGCTGGCGGAGGCCTTTTCGAGCGCCGGTGCCGACCGCGAAAAGCTCGGCCCGCACGTGAGCAAGCTCGGCGAGCTGCGCTACTTCCGGCGATTTCTCGAGGAAGTCAGCGCCATCGAAGATGATTTAACGACGGAGGAGACCTGA